The Oryzias latipes chromosome 4, ASM223467v1 genome includes a window with the following:
- the henmt1 gene encoding small RNA 2'-O-methyltransferase isoform X2 produces the protein MEPLFSPALHIQRHQFVVDFVRGKKPKKVVDLGCGECKLLKKLRFHHEIEMLVGVDINEAKIKRYMHGLAPISTDYLQPSFDWLSIEVYKGSVTQRDARFKGFDLATAIEIIEHLTPADVEHFSAVVFGYMRPGAVVISTPNSDFNPLLPGLSGFRDRDHKFEWSRAEFRSWALRVCSEYGYEVEFTGVGEALHGHHDSVGFCSQIGVFYRLTASYPPNTLGDDEDVFSYTLLYHINYPSLRDNNTLRRVLVSEVLYQAEQLKVRWIEENSGGRCLCLTCGRMKELQIEPHTEVEEKQEGAEEDQVLQTSRPNQQDPLNRYVTVPLSALWLNCPKIKKLSGSLVNLRHLLMDEPEVRLSEDGRTVLVKYQEEDQEGDLDFPSEDDGFTEVSCCSNSFEQEEDWEANV, from the exons ATGGAGCCGCTGTTCAGCCCTGCGCTACACATTCAAAGACACCAATTTGTTGTTGATTTTGTGAGGGGCAAAAAACCCAAGAAG GTGGTAGATCTGGGTTGTGGAGAATGCAAGCTGCTCAAGAAGCTCAGGTTTCACCACGAAATCGAGATGTTGGTAGGAGTGGACATCAACGAAGCCAAAATCAAGAGATacat GCATGGATTAGCTCCCATATCGACTGACTACCTGCAGCCCAGCTTCGATTGGCTGAGCATAGAGGTATACAAGGGTTCAGTCACTCAAAGAGACGCCCGCTTCAAAGGGTTTGATCTGGCAACTGCTATAGAGAT CATTGAACACCTCACTCCCGCGGATGTGGAGCActtctctgctgtagtttttgGTTACATGAGGCCCGGGGCAGTTGTGATCAGCACCCCAAACTCAGACTTCAACCCCCTTCTGCCTGGACTGTCAGGCTTCAGGGACAGAGATCACAAGTTTgagtggagcagagcagagtttAGATCCTG GGCTCTGAGGGTGTGTTCAGAGTACGGATATGAAGTGGAGTTCACTGGTGTTGGTGAAGCTCTGCACGGCCACCATGACAGCGTTGGCTTCTGCTCTCAGATCGGTGTGTTTTACCGGCTCACGGCTAGCTATCCCCCCAACACGTTAGGTGATGACGAGGATGTTTTTTCATACACACTG CTGTACCACATTAACTACCCCAGCCTGCGTGATAACAACACCCTCCGGAGAGTCCTTGTGAGTGAAGTGCTGTACCAGGCAGAACAGCTGAAGGTTAGATGGATAGAGGAGAACTCTGGGGGGAGATGTCTTTGTCTGACCTGTGGAAGAATGAAGGAATTGCAGATAGAACCGCATACAGAGGTGGAAGAAAAGCAAGAAG GGGCAGAGGAGGACCAAGTTCTACAAACAAGCAGGCCAAACCAACAGGATCCATTGAACAG ATATGTGACTGTACCTTTGTCTGCACTGTGGCTCAACTGtcccaaaatcaaaaaactgagTGGAAGTCTGGTTAATCTGAGACATCTTCTGATGGATGAGCCTGAAGTCAGACTGAGTGAAGATGGCAGAACCGTGCTTGTAAAGTATCAGGAAGAAG ATCAGGAAGGAGATTTAGATTTTCCTTCGGAGGACGACGGGTTCACAGAAGTCAGTTGTTGCTCTAACAGTTTTGAGCAAGAGGAGGATTGGGAGGCAAATGTTTAA
- the henmt1 gene encoding small RNA 2'-O-methyltransferase isoform X1 codes for MEPLFSPALHIQRHQFVVDFVRGKKPKKVVDLGCGECKLLKKLRFHHEIEMLVGVDINEAKIKRYMHGLAPISTDYLQPSFDWLSIEVYKGSVTQRDARFKGFDLATAIEIIEHLTPADVEHFSAVVFGYMRPGAVVISTPNSDFNPLLPGLSGFRDRDHKFEWSRAEFRSWALRVCSEYGYEVEFTGVGEALHGHHDSVGFCSQIGVFYRLTASYPPNTLGDDEDVFSYTLLYHINYPSLRDNNTLRRVLVSEVLYQAEQLKVRWIEENSGGRCLCLTCGRMKELQIEPHTEVEEKQEGAGAEEDQVLQTSRPNQQDPLNRYVTVPLSALWLNCPKIKKLSGSLVNLRHLLMDEPEVRLSEDGRTVLVKYQEEDQEGDLDFPSEDDGFTEVSCCSNSFEQEEDWEANV; via the exons ATGGAGCCGCTGTTCAGCCCTGCGCTACACATTCAAAGACACCAATTTGTTGTTGATTTTGTGAGGGGCAAAAAACCCAAGAAG GTGGTAGATCTGGGTTGTGGAGAATGCAAGCTGCTCAAGAAGCTCAGGTTTCACCACGAAATCGAGATGTTGGTAGGAGTGGACATCAACGAAGCCAAAATCAAGAGATacat GCATGGATTAGCTCCCATATCGACTGACTACCTGCAGCCCAGCTTCGATTGGCTGAGCATAGAGGTATACAAGGGTTCAGTCACTCAAAGAGACGCCCGCTTCAAAGGGTTTGATCTGGCAACTGCTATAGAGAT CATTGAACACCTCACTCCCGCGGATGTGGAGCActtctctgctgtagtttttgGTTACATGAGGCCCGGGGCAGTTGTGATCAGCACCCCAAACTCAGACTTCAACCCCCTTCTGCCTGGACTGTCAGGCTTCAGGGACAGAGATCACAAGTTTgagtggagcagagcagagtttAGATCCTG GGCTCTGAGGGTGTGTTCAGAGTACGGATATGAAGTGGAGTTCACTGGTGTTGGTGAAGCTCTGCACGGCCACCATGACAGCGTTGGCTTCTGCTCTCAGATCGGTGTGTTTTACCGGCTCACGGCTAGCTATCCCCCCAACACGTTAGGTGATGACGAGGATGTTTTTTCATACACACTG CTGTACCACATTAACTACCCCAGCCTGCGTGATAACAACACCCTCCGGAGAGTCCTTGTGAGTGAAGTGCTGTACCAGGCAGAACAGCTGAAGGTTAGATGGATAGAGGAGAACTCTGGGGGGAGATGTCTTTGTCTGACCTGTGGAAGAATGAAGGAATTGCAGATAGAACCGCATACAGAGGTGGAAGAAAAGCAAGAAG GAGCAGGGGCAGAGGAGGACCAAGTTCTACAAACAAGCAGGCCAAACCAACAGGATCCATTGAACAG ATATGTGACTGTACCTTTGTCTGCACTGTGGCTCAACTGtcccaaaatcaaaaaactgagTGGAAGTCTGGTTAATCTGAGACATCTTCTGATGGATGAGCCTGAAGTCAGACTGAGTGAAGATGGCAGAACCGTGCTTGTAAAGTATCAGGAAGAAG ATCAGGAAGGAGATTTAGATTTTCCTTCGGAGGACGACGGGTTCACAGAAGTCAGTTGTTGCTCTAACAGTTTTGAGCAAGAGGAGGATTGGGAGGCAAATGTTTAA
- the LOC105353960 gene encoding fibronectin-like: MQCGTKTANLTWEESDGVELYLATATSRTGTTVHCKSTKPTCHFSGLKCGEIYEFSVTAYSNMCFSGNSSTVETQTEPCQPTGLTVSGSCNNETVVLNWSEAEGAIAYVVTAIGNLGYVESLKTNDTTIDVDLACGQIFTFTITALDNSGCDGTVSAPEQFKTGPCIPEYVHSFTHCEDSLGSVSWVMGAQADSYLAIAMGEDGHTHHCTTNTTTCTWTDLHCGEVYIVNIIALDYKCTSLPSNSTTIKMAPCIPQNLEYSFNCTTKVGSLTWNESKAAEFYIATAETNSDHKIQLSTNETWTFISEFLCGHEYFLSVQAADSECTSRPSPASKLTSEPCPPTSVSSHMNCISDIAMVSWSGSAGAEFYTTTVKTKDGESKSCWSDSEKCSMPHVPCGQNYTVTVIASNKICDSDPSVADTLQSVPCVPADVEVKVNCSTSQAVVSWSASTGALSYKVVAENTQNDRTFCETAELTCTLTNLTCGYLYSVQVVAEGETCSSLPSQDVEFSPVPCTPKMGSVILDCYTNSALLDWVYAEGALYYTATAQSSSDHVSTCYSNFTNCELQNLQCGQVYNVVTLASNDQCNSPPSTSLQVESVPCPPEDVVPVLDCSSNTAYVEWRASTGAESYIVQAFGVEEHQTGCESSSQFCVLADLMCGFTYNISVIAINSVCNVSQSDVEQLQAAPCMPEQVEARVDCKSGGVMVSWEPSKGALSYTTVAQGSAGYNSTCSNTETTCLLDDLLCGLNYTITVIASDDVCNSTESSVVEIGTVPCIPQHVTAEMVCSNDTGVVSWEEGEGVTSYKVQAYGPDGHRTECHSSESSCELPNMHCGQLYNLTVTAQDGRCDNSNAFLNLMSVPCRPTNTKALLHCHSNSAAVTWEKASGALAYVAIGVTADGSHWTECNNTETYCDLRDLQCGQTYNVSVFGQDESCSSTDSDTAYVQTAPCPPQNVVVDAQCAKGEMVVSWSPNADAQYFHVAAVSNTGARLYCNSSGTTCTLSNLPCGQHYNVTMLSVRDTCESKSSPMLHTSSAPCVPMKPEGRLDCVSNSVWVSWNPSQGAASYFVHAEAADGHNSNCTTTSSTCSVQDLKCGTQYTFNVIALNQHCRSNHSTTFQIETGPCALESVKATTECNNDTILVEWEKTPGTPVYVVTAEADDNTFLSCNTSSVSCVLQDVRCGTYYRIIVSTSSDKCSSLRSPPKKVETAPCAPRNVSVVPLCETSGAAVSWKKSMVAESYQLIATGLDGHVAKCNTSVNNCSLDGLHCGQTYSLSITAKGATCRSLPSLSSFKTVPCPPVNLTVDIDCQTNSGKLSWNSTERAVEYISHATSMNGKTLFCGSGSTSCTFKNLECGDVYNFTVKSFDGFCNSSSSPTVQAGAVPCPPPYLRVRMQRIKKMDWAMISWDRVNCSNVEYLAKITSKIGNSPQTLMNVASYWWERPYFELPMPCSTTLSITVQSKNSAGVGRPSSIYSGITAPCAPQMVQYTGNMQSVVLSWNASVFATNYMVYNKSGGNRSVLCNTTKLSCQITNFDPSFTEVTAVNEVGESIPSQNITGLVGGRKRRDVQDDQVSSDLGENLEVPEVLSVTGSKGSLHVKWRKVKNATEYTVVTEEEQGEELGGQPPRVETVEGDHYEETGLKASTTYCVRVAARNAVTQSSYSSPKCRNTGSSL; this comes from the exons ATGCAGTGTGGCACGAAAACAGCCAACCTTACCTGGGAGGAAAGTGACGGAGTGGAGCTCTACTTGGCCACAGCTACCAGCAGAACGGGGACGACGGTGCACTGCAAATCCACCAAACCCACCTGCCACTTCTCTGGCTTGAAATGTGGTGAAATATATGAGTTCTCTGTGACTGCCTACAGCAACATGTGCTTCAGTGGAAACAGCAGCACAGTGGAAACTCAGACAG AACCCTGCCAGCCAACTGGCCTGACAGTCAGTGGATCGTGCAACAATGAAACGGTTGTCTTGAACTGGTCTGAAGCTGAAGGGGCAATAGCTTACGTGGTGACCGCCATTGGAAATTTGGGCTATGTCGAGTCTTTAAAAACCAACGATACAACCATAGATGTCGATCTGGCCTGTGGACAAATCTTTACTTTCACCATAACGGCTCTGGATAACTCAGGATGTGATGGGACTGTAAGCGCACCTGAACAATTCAAGACGG GTCCTTGCATCCCTGAGTATGTGCATAGCTTCACACACTGTGAGGACAGCCTGGGCTCAGTCAGCTGGGTCATGGGTGCTCAAGCAGACTCCTACTTGGCCATTGCAATGGGGGAGGATGGCCACACTCATCATTGCACCACAAACACCACTACGTGCACATGGACTGACCTTCACTGTGGTGAAGTGTACATTGTAAACATCATAGCTCTTGACTACAAGTGCACCAGCTTGCCGAGCAACAGCACCACAATTAAGATGG CCCCATGTATTCCCCAGAATTTGGAATACTCTTTTAACTGCACCACTAAG GTTGGCTCGCTGACATGGAACGAAAGCAAAGCTGCTGAGTTCTACATCGCAACAGCAGAGACCAACAGTGACCACAAAATCCAGCTCAGCACAAATGAAACCTGGACATTCATCTCAGAGTTTCTCTGTGGTCATGAGTACTTCCTGTCGGTGCAGGCTGCAGACTCAGAATGCACAAGTCGTCCCAGTCCAGCATCAAAGCTCACGTCAG AGCCTTGTCCGCCCACCAGTGTCTCCAGTCACATGAACTGTATTTCTGACATTGCTATGGTGTCATGGAGCGGCTCAGCCGGTGCAGAGTTCTACACCACCACTGTAAAAACAAAGGACGGCGAGTCAAAGAGCTGCTGGTCTGACAGCGAGAAGTGCAGTATGCCTCACGTGCCCTGTGGGCAGAACTACACCGTGACAGTCATTGCCTCAAACAAGATATGTGACTCTGATCCCAGTGTAGCTGACACACTGCAGTCGG ttcCTTGTGTCCCTGCTGATGTGGAAGTAAAGGTTAACTGCTCCACAAGTCAGGCTGTTGTGTCCTGGAGTGCCAGCACTGGCGCTTTGTCCTACAAAGTGGTCGCTGAAAACACCCAGAACGATAGGACCTTCTGTGAGACAGCAGAACTAACATGCACTCTGACCAACCTCACCTGCGGATACCTATACTCTGTCCAGGTTGTGGCAGAGGGTGAAACCTGCTCAAGTCTGCCCAGCCAAGACGTAGAGTTTAGTCCAG TTCCTTGTACACCCAAGATGGGCTCCGTAATTCTGGACTGCTACACCAACTCTGCTCTCTTGGACTGGGTGTATGCAGAAGGTGCTTTGTACTACACCGCAACGGCTCAGTCTTCGAGCGACCATGTTTCCACCTGTTACTCTAACTTCACCAACTGTGAGCTGCAGAACCTGCAATGTGGCCAAGTATATAACGTGGTCACACTAGCCTCCAATGATCAGTGCAACAGTCCGCCCAGCACGTCTTTGCAGGTTGAATCAG TCCCCTGTCCTCCTGAGGATGTTGTTCCAGTGCTGGACTGTTCCAGCAACACGGCTTATGTGGAGTGGCGAGCCAGCACTGGCGCTGAGTCTTACATTGTTCAAGCCTTCGGTGTGGAAGAACATCAAACTGGCTGTGAGAGCAGCTCACAGTTCTGCGTTCTCGCAGACCTCATGTGTGGGTTCACTTACAACATCAGCGTGATTGCTATCAACAGTGTGTGCAATGTGTCCCAGAGTGATGTGGAACAGCTGCAGGCAG CGCCATGCATGCCAGAGCAGGTGGAGGCTCGGGTGGATTGTAAGTCTGGTGGAGTGATGGTTTCTTGGGAGCCGAGTAAAGGAGCTTTGTCGTACACAACCGTTGCCCAAGGAAGCGCTGGATACAATTCCACATGCAGCAACACTGAGACAACTTGTCTACTGGATGATTTGTTGTGTGGCCTGAACTACACAATAACTGTCATTGCTTCAGATGATGTGTGTAACAGCACTGAAAGCTCGGTGGTGGAGATCGGCACTG TACCATGTATCCCACAGCATGTAACTGCAGAAATGGTGTGCAGTAATGACACAGGCGTGGTGTCGTGGGAAGAAGGGGAAGGGGTGACCTCCTACAAGGTGCAGGCTTATGGACCCGATGGGCACAGAACTGAGTGCCACAGCAGTGAAAGCAGCTGTGAGCTGCCGAACATGCACTGTGGCCAGCTTTACAACCTGACAGTCACAGCTCAGGACGGACGCTGTGATAACAGCAATGCTTTCCTGAACCTCATGTCAG TGCCTTGTAGACCAACCAACACCAAAGCTTTGCTACACTGCCACTCAAATTCAGCTGCAGTAACATGGGAGAAAGCCAGCGGGGCTCTCGCCTATGTAGCCATAGGTGTCACAGCAGATGGAAGTCACTGGACTGAGTGTAACAACACTGAGACTTACTGCGATCTGAGAGACTTGCAATGTGGACAAACCTATAATGTGAGCGTGTTTGGGCAGGATGAGTCCTGCTCCAGCACAGACAGTGACACGGCTTATGTGCAAACAG CTCCCTGTCCACCCCAGAATGTAGTTGTTGATGCACAGTGTGCCAAAGGAGAAATGGTTGTGTCCTGGTCCCCCAATGCAGACGCTCAATACTTCCATGTAGCTGCTGTGAGCAACACAGGGGCAAGGCTTTACTGTAACTCCAGTGGCACCACCTGCACCCTTAGCAATCTCCCTTGCGGACAACACTACAACGTCACTATGCTGTCAGTTCGAGATACCTGTGAGAGTAAATCAAGCCCCATGTTGCACACTTCTTCAG CTCCATGTGTGCCCATGAAACCTGAAGGGCGGCTGGACTGTGTTTCAAATTCTGTCTGGGTGAGCTGGAATCCTTCTCAAGGTGCAGCCAGCTACTTTGTGCATGCAGAAGCGGCCGATGGGCACAACTCCAACTGCACAACCACCTCCTCAACCTGCAGTGTCCAAGATCTGAAGTGTGGGACCCAGTACACCTTTAATGTTATTGCTCTAAACCAACACTGCAGGAGCAATCACAGCACTACTTTCCAGATTGAGACAG GTCCTTGTGCTCTGGAGTCTGTCAAAGCAACAACGGAATGCAACAATGACACCATATTGGTTGAATGGGAGAAAACACCAGGCACTCCTGTCTATGTAGTTACAGCAGAAGCTGATGATAATACCTTCCTTTCCTGTAACACCTCATCAGTTTCGTGCGTCCTTCAGGATGTTCGCTGTGGCACTTATTACAGAATTATTGTATCAACCTCCTCTGATAAGTGCAGCAGCCTCAGGAGTCCTCCAAAGAAGGTtgaaacag CACCGTGTGCCCCTCGCAATGTGTCTGTGGTACCATTGTGTGAGACAAGTGGAGCTGCTGTGTCATGGAAAAAATCCATGGTGGCCGAATCCTACCAGCTGATAGCCACAGGACTAGATGGACATGTTGCCAAATGCAACACCTCAGTGAACAACTGCTCTCTGGATGGTCTTCACTGTGGTCAAACGTACAGCTTGAGCATCACTGCCAAGGGAGCCACATGCAGAAGCCTCCCAAGCCTGTCCTCCTTCAAAACAG TGCCTTGTCCTCCCGTCAATCTCACTGTGGACATTGACTGCCAGACAAACTCTGGCAAACTGTCATGGAACAGCACAGAGCGAGCAGTGGAGTATATCAGCCACGCCACTTCCATGAATGGAAAAACTCTGTTCTGTGGCAGCGGTTCCACTTCCTGCACATTTAAAAACCTGGAGTGTGGTGATGTTTACAACTTCACCGTCAAATCCTTTGATGGCTTCTGCAACAGCTCCTCTAGCCCGACCGTGCAGGCAGGAGCAG ttccGTGCCCGCCACCTTATTTGAGAGTCCGTATGCAAAGGATAAAGAAAATGGACTGGGCAATGATATCATGGGATAGAGTCAACTGTTCAAATGTGGAGTACTTGGCAAAAATAACTAGTAAAATTGGAAACAGCCCACAAACTCTGATGAATGTCGCTTCTTACTGGTGGGAAAGGCCGTACTTTGAGCTGCCAATGCCCTGCAGCACAACTTTAAGTATAACAGTACAGTCCAAAAACTCTGCTGGAGTTGGAAGGCCGTCCAGTATTTATTCTGGAATAACAG CTCCGTGCGCTCCCCAGATGGTGCAATATACTGGTAACATGCAGTCAGTTGTGCTTTCCTGGAACGCATCAGTGTTTGCCACAAACTATATGGTCTACAACAAATCTGGTGGAAACCGTTCAGTCCTCTGCAACACTACCAAGCTCTCCTGCCAGATTACCAACTTTGATCCCAGTTTCACTGAAGTGACTGCCGTCAATGAAGTGGGGGAGAGCATTCCCAGCCAAAATATTACAG GTTTAGTAGGAGGGCGAAAAAGAAGAGACGTGCAGGACGATCAGGTGTCCTCAGATCTAGGGGAAA ACTTGGAGGTGCCAGAAGTACTGTCAGTAACAGGAAGCAAAGGTTCCCTGCACGTGAAATGGAGGAAAGTGAAGAACGCAACAGAGTACACAGTCGTGACTGAGGAAGAGCAAGGCGAGGAGCTGGGGGGTCAGCCTCCAAGAGTGGAAACTGTGGAAGGAGACCATTACGAAGAGACTGGCCTCAAGGCATCAACCACCTACTGTGTCAGGGTGGCAGCCAGGAACGCTGTCACCCAAAGCAGCTACTCCAGCCCAAAGTGCAGAAACACCGGATCCTCGTTATAA